The following proteins come from a genomic window of Lycium ferocissimum isolate CSIRO_LF1 chromosome 4, AGI_CSIRO_Lferr_CH_V1, whole genome shotgun sequence:
- the LOC132052609 gene encoding endonuclease III homolog 1, chloroplastic-like isoform X2: MPLCLVKNTALLLPLGIQTISSAKMRRTRSSLKQETPFEKSPGSQGSGGSSVPELRVFVRKKRVKKTLEVIAAEVKEESSGKKFVRLPDIEDFAYSKDDTYSKSKIKGVSLSDPVRPPSNWEKVLEGIRKMRSSEDAPVDSMGCEKAGSSLPPKERRFAVLVSSLLSSQTKDQVNHGAIQRLLQNGLLAADTIDTANEETIKSLIYPVGFYTRKANNLKKVAKICLSKYDGDIPSTLEELLLLPGIGPKMAHLVMNVAWDNVQGICVDTHVHRISNRLGWVSRPGTKQKTRTPEETRESLQLWLPKEEWVPINPLLVGFGQTICTPLRPHCALCSVSDLCPSAFKEASSPSSTPKN; this comes from the exons ATGCCTCTCTGTCTTGTGAAAAACACTGCGCTTCTTCTTCCACTTGGTATTCAAACAATTTCATCCGCCAAAATGCGAAGAACGCGAAGTTCCCTCAAGCAAGAAACCCCTTTTGAGAAAAGCCCAG GTTCTCAAGGCTCAGGTGGAAGCTCAGTTCCTGAACTTCGTGTTTTCGTCCGGAAAAAGAGAGTTAAAAAGACTCTGGAAGTCATAGCTGCAGAGGTCAAAGAAGAATCTTCTGGGAAAAAA tttGTTAGACTGCCTGATATAGAGGATTTTGCCTATTCAAAGGACGATACATATTCCAAATCAA AAATCAAAGGCGTCAGTCTATCTGATCCAGTACGACCACCTTCGAACTGGGAAAAAGTTCTTGAAGGAATCCGCAAGATGAGATCCTCAGAGGATGCACCTGTAGACTCCATGGGTTGTGAGAAAGCTGGGAGTTCACTTCCTCCCAag GAAAGAAGATTTGCAGTCCTTGTATCATCACTCTTGTCAAGCCAGACGAAAGATCAAGTTAATCATG GAGCTATTCAGCGTCTCCTTCAAAATGGCTTGCTTGCTGCAGACACCATTGACACGGCAAATGAAGAAACAATCAAGAGTTTGATATATCCA GTGGGGTTTTACACGCGAAAGGCTAACAACCTGAAAAAAGTAGCAAAAATTTGTCTTTCAAAATACGACGGGGACATCCCTAGTACTCTGGAAGAATTGCTTCTGCTCCCAGGAATTGGTCCCAAGATGGCTCATCTA GTTATGAATGTTGCATGGGACAACGTTCAAGGGATATGTGTAGATACTCATGTGCATCGTATTTCTAATCGGCTTGGATGGGTATCACGTCCCGGAACAAAGCAG AAAACTAGAACCCCTGAGGAGACTAGGGAATCCTTGCAGCTTTGGCTTCCGAAGGAAGAATGGGTACCAATCAATCCTCTCTTG GTAGGTTTTGGGCAGACCATATGTACTCCTTTGAGACCCCATTGTGCACTCTGTTCGGTAAGTGATCTGTGCCCCTCCGCATTCAAAGAGGCATCAAGCCCATCTTCCACTCCCAAAAACTGA
- the LOC132052609 gene encoding endonuclease III homolog 1, chloroplastic-like isoform X1, with amino-acid sequence MPLCLVKNTALLLPLGIQTISSAKMRRTRSSLKQETPFEKSPGSQGSGGSSVPELRVFVRKKRVKKTLEVIAAEVKEESSGKKFVRLPDIEDFAYSKDDTYSKSKPAKTTRLTGEKALSQLTQTEIKGVSLSDPVRPPSNWEKVLEGIRKMRSSEDAPVDSMGCEKAGSSLPPKERRFAVLVSSLLSSQTKDQVNHGAIQRLLQNGLLAADTIDTANEETIKSLIYPVGFYTRKANNLKKVAKICLSKYDGDIPSTLEELLLLPGIGPKMAHLVMNVAWDNVQGICVDTHVHRISNRLGWVSRPGTKQKTRTPEETRESLQLWLPKEEWVPINPLLVGFGQTICTPLRPHCALCSVSDLCPSAFKEASSPSSTPKN; translated from the exons ATGCCTCTCTGTCTTGTGAAAAACACTGCGCTTCTTCTTCCACTTGGTATTCAAACAATTTCATCCGCCAAAATGCGAAGAACGCGAAGTTCCCTCAAGCAAGAAACCCCTTTTGAGAAAAGCCCAG GTTCTCAAGGCTCAGGTGGAAGCTCAGTTCCTGAACTTCGTGTTTTCGTCCGGAAAAAGAGAGTTAAAAAGACTCTGGAAGTCATAGCTGCAGAGGTCAAAGAAGAATCTTCTGGGAAAAAA tttGTTAGACTGCCTGATATAGAGGATTTTGCCTATTCAAAGGACGATACATATTCCAAATCAA AGCCTGCCAAAACTACGCGTTTGACAGGAGAAAAAGCTCTATCCCAGTTGACACAAACAG AAATCAAAGGCGTCAGTCTATCTGATCCAGTACGACCACCTTCGAACTGGGAAAAAGTTCTTGAAGGAATCCGCAAGATGAGATCCTCAGAGGATGCACCTGTAGACTCCATGGGTTGTGAGAAAGCTGGGAGTTCACTTCCTCCCAag GAAAGAAGATTTGCAGTCCTTGTATCATCACTCTTGTCAAGCCAGACGAAAGATCAAGTTAATCATG GAGCTATTCAGCGTCTCCTTCAAAATGGCTTGCTTGCTGCAGACACCATTGACACGGCAAATGAAGAAACAATCAAGAGTTTGATATATCCA GTGGGGTTTTACACGCGAAAGGCTAACAACCTGAAAAAAGTAGCAAAAATTTGTCTTTCAAAATACGACGGGGACATCCCTAGTACTCTGGAAGAATTGCTTCTGCTCCCAGGAATTGGTCCCAAGATGGCTCATCTA GTTATGAATGTTGCATGGGACAACGTTCAAGGGATATGTGTAGATACTCATGTGCATCGTATTTCTAATCGGCTTGGATGGGTATCACGTCCCGGAACAAAGCAG AAAACTAGAACCCCTGAGGAGACTAGGGAATCCTTGCAGCTTTGGCTTCCGAAGGAAGAATGGGTACCAATCAATCCTCTCTTG GTAGGTTTTGGGCAGACCATATGTACTCCTTTGAGACCCCATTGTGCACTCTGTTCGGTAAGTGATCTGTGCCCCTCCGCATTCAAAGAGGCATCAAGCCCATCTTCCACTCCCAAAAACTGA